GCTTATTATTTTGATAATAGAAGTGTTTTAACTATTGCAATTACGGGTCTGGCCGCGTATGTGGGACTTTCGGTTACGCCACAAGATATATTTAGTGACAGTAATAATTTGTATGCAAGCCAAAGTTTGAGCTATTCAGCGGTAATGTTGGGAGTTTTACTGATTTTATGGACCATCTACAGTAGTCGAATTTCACTAAAAACCCATTTTGGTTTAGTTTTTCTCACTTTTGCATTGCATATTGTAAGTATTGCTGCGATTAGTAATTTAACAGGTTATGATACATTAACATGGGTAATATTTGCTTTAATTTTAGCTGGTTCAACCTATTACTTTTATAAAGTTAGTTACCAATATAAAGCAATGTCTCTATATGTATTTATGATTGTTTATGCTTATATCGGAGGAAATATAGTTTTGTTTAGAGTTTTTGAAAACGTTGACTTCTCTGATATTTGGGAATTATTAATTTTCTTATTACCAGCTTATTTTGTTGGTTCGATTGTAATGTTTATTAAATTGATTAAAAAATTTCATAAAGAGATAGCAGAATGATAGTATACAACAAACAATTATTAGAGAATGAAATTTTAATTGATGAAGCAGATTCTTTGTACAAAGGAGGTTTTATTAGTAAGGAACAGAAGAAATTTATAGAAAAAGAACTGCCCGCTTTAAAAGGTCAGAGTAATATTCTGGTTAGAATAGGTTTGTTTTTGCTTGGTTGCTTGTTATATGGTTCAATTTGTGGAGCAATTTCTTTATTTGGATTAAGTGCAGAGAATGTGTTTTTTCAAATCTGCTGCTATATTTTCACTATAGTTGGATTTGTAGGTGCAGAATTACTTGCAAATCAAGAATATCATAATCATGGCTTAGATGATGCTTTTATATTAAATGCGATTTTATGTTTGGGCGCAGCAGTAGCAATAACAACCGAAGGTCATGAAATAGTAATTGCTTTTTTTGTAGCAGTTGGAGCGCTTTTTATGTTTTTGAGGTATCTGCATGTATTATCAATGCTCGTGTTTTGTATTTCGGCAACCGCCTTTTTATTTTTCGGAATGTTTAAATTTGGAGATATTGGAAAAGCTATTTTGCCATTTGCAGCAATGATTTTCGCAGGATTATTTTATTTTTTGACTAAAAAGAGGATGACTCATTTAAGCAAAAGTTATTATTACAACGGATTATTATTGGCAAATAGTTTTTGCTTGGTTTTATTTTACCTTTCTTGTAATTATTTGATTGTAAGAGAACTTTCTGCAGAACTTTTAGGAACAGAAGTACAGCCTGGAACAGATATTCCGTTTGCATTTTTCTTTTATGCGTTTACTTTTATTGTACCGATTGTTTATTTGGTGCAAGCTTTAAAAACAAAAGACCGAATAATGCTTTGGTTGAGCTTTTTGGCGATTGCATTTTCAATTTATACCATTAGATTTTACCATTCGGTTTTGCCAATCGAAATAGCGCTTACGCTTGGCGGTGTGGTTTTATTTGCAATAGCTTACTTTTCAATTAGAAAATTAAAGGAAAAAGAAAGTGGTCTGACTTTTAAACCAGATAGAATCAACCATTCAGACAGTCTGTTAAATGCAGAAGCTTTAGTTGTGGCTTCCACTTTCGGAATGAAACCAGAAGTTAAGACAGCTTCTCCAATGGAATTTGGAGGAGGAGGTTTCAGTGGCGGAGGTTCTGACGGAAGTTTTTAGAAATGTGAAATGTGAAAAAGTAAGCAATGCATATTATTTCTTCCTACATTTCACATTTCACAAAAAATTACACTTTACTTTTTAATGCTTCTGCGTCAATATCACTGTGCGAAACATCGTAAACTGCTTTTCCGTTTTTGATTAATATCAATTGAGGAGATTCATGATAAACTCCAAATCTGCTTGCAATTTCGTTTGAGATATCTCTGTGTGCTATCAAGTCTAAGAAGTATGCGTCAACAACATTTTCAAGGTCATATTCTCTTTCAAATTGCTTTAAAGCCATGCGGCTAATACTGCATCTTGTGCTGTGTTTAAAGATTACTACTGGTTTTTCGTTAGAAATGGCTTCGATTTCCATTAATTGAAGCATATTTGTTAATTCTGTCCAGTTTACTTTACTTTTTGTTCCTTCTGAGTTCTCTGAACTTCCGAAGATTGAATTAAAAAAACTCATATTTGGCTTGTTTTATGACTTTTTGACACGCTTTAATCTTTAAAAACTGATTTTCACTGTCTTTTTGTCTGTTTTTTTACTGTGGAATATAATTTGTCTATTCGAATACAAAGTTAAAATATTTGAGTCAACAATTTACCTCAATAAATCGTAACTTTAATCCTATATATTTTAAACAGTTAAATCAATCAAATCAAAAAAATATGAATATAAATAAATTTACAATCAAATCGCAGGAAGCCATTCAGTTGTCGCAGCAATTAGCGCAACGAAATGGTCAGCAACAAATTGAAAATGAACACATTTTCAAAGCTATTTTTGAAGTTGACGAAAACGTAGCACCATTTATTTTGAAAAAATTAAATGTAAATGTGCCATTGTTTTTACAACTTTTAGATGCTACAATTCAGAGTTTTCCAAAAGTTTCGGGAGGTGATATTTTGCTTTCAAGAGACGCTAATAAAGCTTTGAATGAAGCTGAAATTATTGCACAAAAAATGAACGACGAATATGTTTCGATCGAACATTTAATTTTATCCATTTTTGACTCAAAAAGTAAAGTTTCCCAGATTTTAAAAGATCAGGGAGTTACAGGAAAAGGTTTGAAAGCGGCTATTGAAGAATTGCGTAAAGGCGAAAGAGTAACTTCGGCTTCAGCAGAAGAAACCTACAATTCGCTAAATAAATATGCTAAAAACCTAAACGAATTAGCTAGAACAGGAAAACTAGATCCGGTTATTGGCCGTGACGAAGAAATCCGTCGTGTATTGCAAATCTTAACTCGTAGAACAAAAAACAACCCAATGCTTATTGGTGAACCTGGAGTTGGTAAAACTGCTATTGCAGAAGGTTTAGCGCATAGAATTGTGGATGGAGACGTTCCAGAAAACTTAAAAGAAAAAATTGTTTTCTCTCTTGATATGGGAGCTTTAATCGCTGGTGCGAAATATAAGGGAGAATTTGAGGAGCGTTTAAAATCGGTTGTAAAAGAGGTTACATCGGCAGAAGGTGATATCGTTTTATTTATTGATGAAATTCATACGCTTGTAGGAGCAGGTGGAGGTGAAGGTGCAATGGATGCGGCGAACATCTTGAAACCAGCTTTGGCTCGTGGAGAATTGAGAGCAATTGGTGCTACAACTTTAGATGAATATCAAAAATATTTCGAAAAGGATAAAGCACTTGAAAGACGTTTCCAAAAGGTTTTAATTGACGAACCAGATACAGAAAGTGCGGTTTCGATTCTTCGTGGAATTAAAGAAAAATATGAAACGCATCATAAAGTTCAAATTAAAGATGAGGCAATTATTGCAGCAGTGGAACTTTCACAGCGTTACATTACCAATCGTTTCTTACCAGATAAAGCGATTGACTTAATGGATGAAGCGGCTTCTAAACTGCGTATGGAAATCAATTCAAAACCAGAAGAATTAGATGTTTTGGATCGTAAAATCATGCAGTTAGAAATTGAGATTGAAGCCATTAAACGTGAAAAAGAAGAAAGCAAGCTGAAAATTTTGGGTATGGAATTGGCTAACCTGAAAGAAGAACGAAACGAAATCTATGCTAAATGGAAACAGGAAAAAGATATCGTTGACGGAATTCAGGCTGTAAAACACGAAATTGAAGACTTTAAATACGAAGCAGAACGTGCAGAACGTGATGGCGACTACGGAAAAGTAGCTGAGATACGTTACGGAAAAATAAAAGAAGCGCAAGAACGTCAAGAAACATTGCAAAAACAATTGCAGGAATTTCAATCTGGAAATTCTTTAATTAAAGAAGAAGTTACTAGAGAAGACATTGCAGAAGTGGTAGCAAAATGGACTGGAATTCCAGTAACCAAAATGCTTCAAACGGAAAGAGAAAAACTATTGCATTTAGAAGACGAATTGCACAAGCGTGTAGTAGGTCAGGAGGAAGCTATAGAAGCGGTGAGCGATGCTGTGCGTAGAAGCCGTGCGGGTTTGCAGGATATGAAAAAACCTGTTGGGACATTTCTATTCTTAGGAACAACCGGAGTTGGTAAAACCGAATTAGCAAAAGCTTTGGCTGAATATCTTTTTGATGATGAAAATGCCATGACGCGTATAGATATGAGTGAGTATCAGGAGCGTCATAGTGTGAGCCGTTTGGTTGGTGCGCCTCCAGGATATGTAGGTTATGATGAAGGTGGGCAATTGACAGAAGCGGTTCGTAGAAAACCATATTCTGTAATTTTGTTGGATGAGATCGAAAAAGCGCATCCAGATACTTTCAATATTTTATTGCAAGTTCTAGACGAAGGTCGATTGACAGATAACAAAGGACGTTTGGCTGATTTTAAAAATACGATTATCATCATGACTTCTAATATGGGAAGCCAGATTATTCAGGAGAAATTCGAAAATCTGAAAGGTGGAGTAGAAGCAGCAACAGAAGCGGCCAAAAACGAAGTTTTAGGATTATTGAAACAAACTGTGCGTCCAGAGTTTATCAACCGTATCGATGAGATTGTAATGTTTACACCGCTTACAGTAGATAATATTTCAAGAATTGTAGGCTTACAGCTTAAGAGCGTTACAAAAATGCTGGCACTACAAGGAATTACAATGGATGCGACTCCAGAAGCAATTGCTTACTTGTCAGACAAAGGATATGATCCTCAGTTTGGAGCAAGACCAGTAAAACGTGTCGTGCAGAGAGAAGTTTTAAATCAATTGTCAAAAGAGATTTTGGCTGGAAACATAACAACAGATAGCATCATTTTATTAGATGCTTTTGATGGCAAGTTGGTTTTTAGAAACCAGACTGCTAGTTAATTATTTTTTTTACAAGTTAATCTTGAAAAGCATCAGTTTTTAACTGGTGCTTTTTTTTGCTATAAATTTTGAAACTTTTTACTCAATTCATATAACAAGATATTTTCAAAAAAAGAGGAAATTTAAATTTATAAAAATCAGCAAATTATTAATTAAAATTTACAATCATGAATAATATATTTAGAGGGTTACTAGCAGGATATGGAGCTAAAAAGTTAGGAGGCGGCTGTTTCGGAACAATCATAGTTTTCATTATTTTA
The Flavobacterium humidisoli DNA segment above includes these coding regions:
- a CDS encoding DUF2157 domain-containing protein, producing the protein MEKFKDQSALHLFEKGLITQNQLEEVKTYRNLNIFSLNAELKLFLYLSVLLFTSGIGVLIYENIDTIGHIAILSLLLIVIAVCFFYCFKHSKGFQKEETTFEHPVLEYLVLAGNILTCIFIGYLQFQYKPFGEHYGLATLVPTVVSFFCAYYFDNRSVLTIAITGLAAYVGLSVTPQDIFSDSNNLYASQSLSYSAVMLGVLLILWTIYSSRISLKTHFGLVFLTFALHIVSIAAISNLTGYDTLTWVIFALILAGSTYYFYKVSYQYKAMSLYVFMIVYAYIGGNIVLFRVFENVDFSDIWELLIFLLPAYFVGSIVMFIKLIKKFHKEIAE
- the ytxJ gene encoding bacillithiol system redox-active protein YtxJ; translated protein: MSFFNSIFGSSENSEGTKSKVNWTELTNMLQLMEIEAISNEKPVVIFKHSTRCSISRMALKQFEREYDLENVVDAYFLDLIAHRDISNEIASRFGVYHESPQLILIKNGKAVYDVSHSDIDAEALKSKV
- the clpB gene encoding ATP-dependent chaperone ClpB, translating into MNINKFTIKSQEAIQLSQQLAQRNGQQQIENEHIFKAIFEVDENVAPFILKKLNVNVPLFLQLLDATIQSFPKVSGGDILLSRDANKALNEAEIIAQKMNDEYVSIEHLILSIFDSKSKVSQILKDQGVTGKGLKAAIEELRKGERVTSASAEETYNSLNKYAKNLNELARTGKLDPVIGRDEEIRRVLQILTRRTKNNPMLIGEPGVGKTAIAEGLAHRIVDGDVPENLKEKIVFSLDMGALIAGAKYKGEFEERLKSVVKEVTSAEGDIVLFIDEIHTLVGAGGGEGAMDAANILKPALARGELRAIGATTLDEYQKYFEKDKALERRFQKVLIDEPDTESAVSILRGIKEKYETHHKVQIKDEAIIAAVELSQRYITNRFLPDKAIDLMDEAASKLRMEINSKPEELDVLDRKIMQLEIEIEAIKREKEESKLKILGMELANLKEERNEIYAKWKQEKDIVDGIQAVKHEIEDFKYEAERAERDGDYGKVAEIRYGKIKEAQERQETLQKQLQEFQSGNSLIKEEVTREDIAEVVAKWTGIPVTKMLQTEREKLLHLEDELHKRVVGQEEAIEAVSDAVRRSRAGLQDMKKPVGTFLFLGTTGVGKTELAKALAEYLFDDENAMTRIDMSEYQERHSVSRLVGAPPGYVGYDEGGQLTEAVRRKPYSVILLDEIEKAHPDTFNILLQVLDEGRLTDNKGRLADFKNTIIIMTSNMGSQIIQEKFENLKGGVEAATEAAKNEVLGLLKQTVRPEFINRIDEIVMFTPLTVDNISRIVGLQLKSVTKMLALQGITMDATPEAIAYLSDKGYDPQFGARPVKRVVQREVLNQLSKEILAGNITTDSIILLDAFDGKLVFRNQTAS